TCCCTCCAGTACCCACGGGGGTGGCTCCTGTCCAGCAGTGATGGGGGGGGTAACACGGGGGCAGCTACAGCTCCTCCTTGGAGCCCATAGTGGAGTTGGCTGGTGGCTCCTAGAAAGGGTCACAAGTGCAGCTCGAAGCTCTGCCCCCAGcctacccctgcccctgccagcccTGTGTAAAGAGGATTTGTGCAGAGACCCGGAGCCCTGGCTTAGGGACACCCACCGGGAGCGGGGCTGCCGGCTCCTCCGGGGGCTCCTCCGTGGGCAGCACGCCTCCGTTGTCCAGGAACTTGGACAAGGTCTCCAGGTCCCTGGTGCTTTTGTATTCAATCACCTGAGGAGAGGCAGGGGGATCTGGAGGACacaccaggcccagccccacGCCCAGAAAGATGGTGCCCCGGCTTCCTCCCCAGCCACCTGTCCCCAATACCTTCCGACCTGGCCCTGCTGGGAAGTACTTGAGGGTAGGGAAGCCGTGCACAGCGAAGGCGTCCAGCTCATTGGCCGTGGCGTCCAGCTCAGCAATGACGACGTCCTCGTGGTCTTGGTACTTCTCAGCCAGCGCCTCCCAGGCAGGGGCCATCTCCTTGCAGTGGGTGCACCACGGGGCATCTAGGATGGGGGCTGTTGAGTGCGGCTATCTGGGCACCCCCTGCCCAGCCCACACCGCGTCTGCCTTCCCCAGGACTCACAGAACTTGACAAACACATTCTTGGTTTCGTCAAAAGCCACCTGCTCAAAATTCTTGCCCACGAGGGTCTTAACGGGCCGCTGATCCCAATCAGGGGGTACCTCCTGGCTCAGGAGATAGGGCTGGGGGAAACCAGGACAGGCACTTTGCCAAGGGTCCTCTGCGGGGTTGGGAGAACTGCGGGGTGTAGGGGGGCCTCTGCGGGGTGTAGGGGGGCCTCTGTGGGATAAAGGGGGGCCGCTGCGGGGTTGGGAAAACAGAGTACAGGGGGGACCTCTGCGGGGAACAGGGTACAGGGGGGGACCTCTGCGGGGAACAGGGTACAGGGGGGACCTCTGCGGGGAACAGGGTGCGGGGGGGACCTCTGCGGGGAAACAGGGTGCGGGGGGACCTCTGCGGGGAACAGGGTGCGGGGGGACCTCTGCGGGGAACAGGGTGCGGGGGGGACCTCTGCGGGGAACAGGGTGCGGGGGGACCTCTGCGGGGAACAGGGTGCGGGGGGACCTCTGCGGGGAACAGGGTGCGGGGGGACCTCTGCGGGGAACAGGGTGCGGGGGGACCTCTGCGGGGAACAGGGTGCGGGGGGACCTCTGCGGGGTAACAGGGTGCGGGGGGACCTCTGCGGGGAAACAGGGTGCGGGGGGGACCTCTGCGGGGAACAGGGTGCGGGGGGGACCTCTGCGGGGAACAGGGTGCGGGGGGACCTCTGCGGGGAACAGGGTGCGGGGGGACCTCTGCGGGGAACAGGGTACGGGGGGACCTCTGCGGGGAACAGGGTACGGGGGGACCTCTGCGGGGAACAGGGTACGGGGGGACCTCTGCGGGGAACAGGGTACGGGGGGCCTCTGCGGGGTAGGGGGGCCTCTGCGGGGTAGGGGGGGCCTCTGCGGGGTAGGGGGGGCCTCTGCGGGGTAGGGGGGGCCTCTGCGGGGTAGGGGGGGCCTCGGGGGGGCCTCTGTGGGGCCTGCACAGGCGGGGGGCCCTGAGAGGTGCTGTTCCCACCCCCTGCCAAGCTGGTCGGGTGAGATCAGGGTTCCCCTTCTGCTATGACCAGTCTGCAGCGGACCTTGACTTGGCCGTTGAGGACTCCATGGCAGAAAGCAGTGATGGACGCTACGGTGACAGGGCCCCCATCCACAGGCGCGTACTTTTTAGTCGTCTCAAGGTTGACTAAGCGCAGGGTGGGGGCTGCCTCAGCCTTGAGGCCAAAGTACTGCAGCACGTGCTCATTGCCCGCCGCCACGTCCACCACCACGAACAGCACCTGTGGCAGGGAGTCCATGCTGGCACCAGCCACTCTCCCGCTGCCCCTCCCCCCCCAGCCCCCCAGTACCTACCCCCATCCAGCTGCCCCTCCCGCTGGACCCCAGTACCTGCCCCCGGAAGCGGGGAGCTGCCTCCCCAAAGCCCGCTAGGAGCTCCCGGTGTGCAGCCAGCGTCTGGTTGACAAACAGCAGCAGGTGGTTGAGGATCCTGGCCGCAAAGATCTTGGCAGACGTCTAAAGTAGAGAGGGTGCTCACGACTCCACAGGACCCCCAGCCTAGGCACCCCCATCTCTGGACTCTTCCACCCTGGGGCACCCCCAGTCCAGGCACTGCAGCCTACGCACCTGGCTGTTGAACTCGGTAACCAGGCGCATGCTGTGTGTGACCAGGAAGCGTGACAGATCCCCCAGGTCCAGGCCAAGCTCCTCGTCCACTGGGAAGTCTGCCCGCCCCTCATCAAACTGGACAGCAGCAGGTGGGTCAGCGGGCGCTGCAGCAGGTGGGTCACAGCGGGCGCTGCAGCCGGACCCCAACCCACGCCTCGGCCTGACCTACCTTCTTGAAGAGAACCACAGTGTCCTTGGTGAGGCCGAACTGCTCAAAGAGCCGCGGCCGGTCTGTGAGGCCAAAGGTCATGTCCAGGGCATCCTGGGCCAGCGCCAAGAAGGTGACCACGTCCCCGTCCTGCAGGTCCTGAGGGGCCCGGCCCTGTGAGGCCACCAGGTCCCACCCACAGTCACTGCCGCCACGGCCTGGCCCCCCACGCCCAGTGGCTCACCTGGAAGAAGCCGATGACCACCAGGTCCCGGCCATCAATCAGCGCCTGGGCGGCCACCTCGTCCTCCAGCCGCATGGCACTGGGCCCCACCCGCCGTCGCAGCCACTCAGCAAtgccctcagcctcccgtggTCCTGCAGGGAGTCCCCCTCAGCCTGGGCCTGGCCACCGCCCCCCAGTGACCGGCCTGCCCCGCACCTGTGTACTCCTCTGGGTGCGTGCGGTTCCCATTGCGGAAGAACTTGAGCGTGGGATACTCCGTCACACCAAACTCCTCAGCCAGCTCGGGCTGCGCAGGTCCATCCACCTTGGCCAGCGTGACCATCGTTGACTCGGCCGCGAGCATGGCAGCTGCCTTGCTGTACTCGGGGGCCAGGGCCTGGCAGTGCCTACACCACGGGGCATCTGGGGGACGGGGCCGTGAGTGCCCCAGGCCACCACAACCCCAGGAGCACCCTCTCCACACCTGACAACCCAGCAGGGAACAAGCGTGCTCCTCCATTCTGCCCTGAGCCCTGGCCGTGGACAAGCCGAGCACCAGCGCCTCTTCGTGGCCCCCGAGCCTGCAGCACAGGGACCAGCAAGGCTTGGGAGAGCTTGAAAGACCCCCCCTCCCtacagccaggctcagtggctcacaccagtaatcccagcactttgggaggcagaggtgggcatatcacctaaggttgggagttcgagaccagcctgaccaacatggaaaaaccccatctctactaaaaatacaaaaaatattagccaggattGGTTGCatatgcctataataccagctactcagaaggctgaggcaggagaattgcttgaacccgggaggcggaagttgcagtgagcccagattgggccattgcactccagcctgggcaacaagaccaaaactccatctcaaaaaataaaaagaccccTCCCTTTCATGCTCTGTAAGGCTGGCGCTCCCGGGCCCATGTGGCTGCCTGTGAAGGCCTCCCGGGCAAGAACAGTTCCCATGTGTGTCAAGCATTGGGAAAAGACCACAGGGCACACGCACCAGGGACCTCCATGGGCCCCCAAAGCCTGAACACTGCCTGGGCCTCTGCAGCCTGTGAGATCCCCTGGCAGCCAGAGTAGTGGCTGGCAAGGCAGCGACTCTGGCACCGTGGCCGCTGGCCGAGCAGGGAGGCACAGGTGTTCTCATGTCCTGTGGGTACCCCCAGTACTACCACTGCTCCTGCCTGCCCCAACCAGACCCCCAGGCCCCTCCTAGAGAGCTCCTGGGCACAGTGGGGACAGGTGCCTGCCGGGAGGCCCCTCTTGGGCACATGCCCTGCATTTGCCAGCAAAGGGTGGGGCCCCCAAGTGGGCCCTGCCGGTCCCCGCCGGTCCCAGCCCCACTGGCCCCGGCACTCACAGAATTCCACCAGCAGGGCAGGGTGCTCCCgcagggccaggcccagggtgtggcggcTCAGCACCAAGATCCCATCCTCCTTGGGGATTTCCTCCTCTGGAGGCTCCTCCGAGGGGCTCTTGGGTCCCTGTTCCTGACCCCATGGGCACGAAGCcctgagcagcagcagcagcagcaggacagGCAGAAGTTGGCGGCTCATGGTGCTGCCAGGGCGCGTGGGGTAGGGGCAGATAAGGGGGCCAGAAGCCAAGCAGCAGCTGCCACGTGGCACACAGGCCCAGTCCCAGCAAAGATAAGGCCCATGCGgccgcccccagcccccaggggaggggaggcagaaaGAGACGACACGCAGGGCACCGAGACAGGGCCATGTTTAATGGTACAGCTCAGGGGGACAGCGCCAGGCCCCGGGGCTCCCGGCACAGAGCAGGGACAGCAGGGGAGGGTCTGGTCACTCACGGGGGGGTGCTGGGGATGCTTGGGGGTCCCTGTGCAGCAActgagggaggtggaggagaCAAGGACTGGGGGTTCAGTCCTTCCAGTCCTGGCAGATGCGGAGACCCCACTCCCAGGACAGGTGGTGTGTCCTGTCATCGTCGGTGAAGAGGGAGACCACCAGGTAGGGGCCCCGCACCAGCGCACCCCTCGGCGCTTCCTCCACCGGAGTCACAAACTCATACTCCTGCGCACTCGGGCCGTAGCTGCCCAGCATGTAGACGGTCTTGTCCACTAGGGAGGGCGAGGGCATCAGGGCTGTCCTCTCTCCGACCCCGCTTCCCTCCGCCCCCCCCCCCCGTTCCCCCCACCGCTGTCCTCACCGCGCAGGCCCCGGCGGTAGGTGTGGTGCAGACACTTGAGGCCGCTGACAATCTCCCTGTGGACCTGGGAACAGAGGCTTTAGGGGTTCCTCTGGGGGCCAGGCCTCTGGCTgttgcccccacccccatcccctccGCCCATTGCCCTGGCTCTCACCTTGAAGGTGATCTTCACTCTGTAATCAACACCTTCCTTCAGGACAAACACCTGGTCCTTCAGAAGAGCCAGGTCCCCTATTGTGGAAACTGCAGCTAGGGTCCGAACTCCCCCTACAGGCTGAGACCCAATCCAGGATCCCCCACGTGGGGTGTGGTACCCACGAGGTCTGCGATTGTGATGGCCCAGGGCGAGGAACGAGGAACGCAGGGATGTAGAAGCGTGACTGGGAGGGCCCTACCTGGGTTCAGGGTGCAGCATCCTGCGAGTTACCTGTGAGATCCATGACGACGGGCCCTGGAGCCTGCTCAGACAGGAGTGTCAGCCTGGTCACCTGCACATTGGGCAGGCTTGGGTCTGAGGAGAAACTGGAAGTCTGCAggatgccccccacccccaccgggCTCCCCACCAGCCCCCCAGACCCAGCCCTCCAAGCCCAGGCCCCTGCCATACCCACGGCCGGTGGCAGGGGCCCCAGCAGCACCCGCTTGTACTTGGCCAGGCTCCTGTCGTCCGGGTCCAGCTGCCGGATCTCCAAGAGGCTCTTCCTACCCGGCGCCCGG
This genomic stretch from Nomascus leucogenys isolate Asia chromosome 18, Asia_NLE_v1, whole genome shotgun sequence harbors:
- the PDIA2 gene encoding protein disulfide-isomerase A2 isoform X1 — encoded protein: MSRQLLPVLLLLLLLRASCPWGQEQGPKSPSEEPPEEEIPKEDGILVLSRHTLGLALREHPALLVEFYAPWCRHCQALAPEYSKAAAMLAAESTMVTLAKVDGPAQPELAEEFGVTEYPTLKFFRNGNRTHPEEYTGPREAEGIAEWLRRRVGPSAMRLEDEVAAQALIDGRDLVVIGFFQDLQDGDVVTFLALAQDALDMTFGLTDRPRLFEQFGLTKDTVVLFKKFDEGRADFPVDEELGLDLGDLSRFLVTHSMRLVTEFNSQTSAKIFAARILNHLLLFVNQTLAAHRELLAGFGEAAPRFRGQVLFVVVDVAAGNEHVLQYFGLKAEAAPTLRLVNLETTKKYAPVDGGPVTVASITAFCHGVLNGQVKPYLLSQEVPPDWDQRPVKTLVGKNFEQVAFDETKNVFVKFYAPWCTHCKEMAPAWEALAEKYQDHEDVVIAELDATANELDAFAVHGFPTLKYFPAGPGRKVIEYKSTRDLETLSKFLDNGGVLPTEEPPEEPAAPLPEPPANSTMGSKEEL
- the PDIA2 gene encoding protein disulfide-isomerase A2 isoform X3, encoding MSRQLLPVLLLLLLLRASCPWGQEQGPKSPSEEPPEEEIPKEDGILVLSRHTLGLALREHPALLVEFYAPWCRHCQALAPEYSKAAAMLAAESTMVTLAKVDGPAQPELAEEFGVTEYPTLKFFRNGNRTHPEEYTGPREAEGIAEWLRRRVGPSAMRLEDEVAAQALIDGRDLVVIGFFQQFGLTKDTVVLFKKFDEGRADFPVDEELGLDLGDLSRFLVTHSMRLVTEFNSQTSAKIFAARILNHLLLFVNQTLAAHRELLAGFGEAAPRFRGQVLFVVVDVAAGNEHVLQYFGLKAEAAPTLRLVNLETTKKYAPVDGGPVTVASITAFCHGVLNGQVKPYLLSQEVPPDWDQRPVKTLVGKNFEQVAFDETKNVFVKFYAPWCTHCKEMAPAWEALAEKYQDHEDVVIAELDATANELDAFAVHGFPTLKYFPAGPGRKVIEYKSTRDLETLSKFLDNGGVLPTEEPPEEPAAPLPEPPANSTMGSKEEL
- the PDIA2 gene encoding protein disulfide-isomerase A2 isoform X2, giving the protein MSRQLLPVLLLLLLLRASCPWGQEQGPKSPSEEPPEEEIPKEDGILVLSRHTLGLALREHPALLVEFYAPWCRHCQALAPEYSKAAAMLAAESTMVTLAKVDGPAQPELAEEFGVTEYPTLKFFRNGNRTHPEEYTGPREAEGIAEWLRRRVGPSAMRLEDEVAAQALIDGRDLVVIGFFQDALDMTFGLTDRPRLFEQFGLTKDTVVLFKKFDEGRADFPVDEELGLDLGDLSRFLVTHSMRLVTEFNSQTSAKIFAARILNHLLLFVNQTLAAHRELLAGFGEAAPRFRGQVLFVVVDVAAGNEHVLQYFGLKAEAAPTLRLVNLETTKKYAPVDGGPVTVASITAFCHGVLNGQVKPYLLSQEVPPDWDQRPVKTLVGKNFEQVAFDETKNVFVKFYAPWCTHCKEMAPAWEALAEKYQDHEDVVIAELDATANELDAFAVHGFPTLKYFPAGPGRKVIEYKSTRDLETLSKFLDNGGVLPTEEPPEEPAAPLPEPPANSTMGSKEEL
- the PDIA2 gene encoding protein disulfide-isomerase A2 isoform X5; amino-acid sequence: MSRQLLPVLLLLLLLRASCPWGQEQGPKSPSEEPPEEEIPKEDGILVLSRHTLGLALREHPALLVEFYAPWCRHCQALAPEYSKAAAMLAAESTMVTLAKVDGPAQPELAEEFGVTEYPTLKFFRNGNRTHPEEYTGPREAEGIAEWLRRRVGPSAMRLEDEVAAQALIDGRDLVVIGFFQDLQDGDVVTFLALAQDALDMTFGLTDRPRLFEQFGLTKDTVVLFKKFDEGRADFPVDEELGLDLGDLSRFLVTHSMRLVTEFNSQTSAKIFAARILNHLLLFVNQTLAAHRELLAGFGEAAPRFRGQPYLLSQEVPPDWDQRPVKTLVGKNFEQVAFDETKNVFVKFYAPWCTHCKEMAPAWEALAEKYQDHEDVVIAELDATANELDAFAVHGFPTLKYFPAGPGRKVIEYKSTRDLETLSKFLDNGGVLPTEEPPEEPAAPLPEPPANSTMGSKEEL
- the PDIA2 gene encoding protein disulfide-isomerase A2 isoform X4; the protein is MSRQLLPVLLLLLLLRASCPWGQEQGPKSPSEEPPEEEIPKEDGILVLSRHTLGLALREHPALLVEFYAPWCRHCQALAPEYSKAAAMLAAESTMVTLAKVDGPAQPELAEEFGVTEYPTLKFFRNGNRTHPEEYTGPREAEGIAEWLRRRVGPSAMRLEDEVAAQALIDGRDLVVIGFFQDLQDGDVVTFLALAQDALDMTFGLTDRPRLFEQFGLTKDTVVLFKKFDEGRADFPVDEELGLDLGDLSRFLVTHSMRLVTEFNSQTSAKIFAARILNHLLLFVNQTLAAHRELLAGFGEAAPRFRGQVLFVVVDVAAGNEHVLQYFGLKAEAAPTLRLVNLETTKKYAPVDGGPVTVASITAFCHGVLNGQVKPYLLSQEVPPDWDQRPVKTLVGKNFEQVAFDETKNVFVKFYAPWCTHCKEMAPAWEALAEKYQDHEDVVIAELDATANELDAFAVHGFPTLKYFPAGPGD
- the ARHGDIG gene encoding rho GDP-dissociation inhibitor 3, whose protein sequence is MLGLDACELGAQLLELLRLALCARVLLADKEGGPPAVDEVLDEAVPEYRAPGRKSLLEIRQLDPDDRSLAKYKRVLLGPLPPAVDPSLPNVQVTRLTLLSEQAPGPVVMDLTGDLALLKDQVFVLKEGVDYRVKITFKVHREIVSGLKCLHHTYRRGLRVDKTVYMLGSYGPSAQEYEFVTPVEEAPRGALVRGPYLVVSLFTDDDRTHHLSWEWGLRICQDWKD